A section of the Fusarium falciforme chromosome 8, complete sequence genome encodes:
- a CDS encoding Aldedh domain-containing protein: MAETTIVGAGGRKITLPTGLFIDNKFSPAADNKTIAIENPSTGDTIANLSAAQAADVDRAVASSKAAFRNTWRLTGPAKRRALLNKLGDLIEQNAEEFASIEAVDAGMLYTMSMGLSVTQAVECCRYYAGWADKLDGQSIENDQSLSYTRREPIGVCAAIVPWNSPLMITFWKLGPAIAAGNTLVIKTPELAPLYGQKLAQLIAEAGFPPGVINILCGVGSVAGQALADHADVRKISFTGSEGVGRGILASAARSNLKRVSLELGGKGPAIIFKDADFENALLWAGAGITVHNGQICVAGSRIYVQEEIYDKFIAEFSKRTKDAVAGDPLLAETVKGPVISEAQKNRILGFITKAKEEGTKLLHGGEEKLSSKGHYVPNTAFVDVSPDATIIKQEVFGPVASIAKFKTEEEVIALANGTDYGLAASIFTNDIARAVRVSEQVEVGIVTINTWGSIHANTPFGGIKQSGFGREMGQDALNDWTQVKCVKLSVPKL; this comes from the exons ATGGCTGAAACTACAATTGTCGGCGCTGGTGGCCGGAAGATCACCC TCCCTACCGGCTTGTTCATTGATAATAAGTTCTCACCTGCTGCCGATAACAAGACTATCGCCATCGAAAACCCATCCACCGGTGacaccatcgccaacctcTCAGCAGCCCAGGCCGCTGATGTTGACCGCGCCGTGGCCTCTTCCAAGGCCGCCTTCAGGAACACATGGCGCTTGACAGGTCCGGCAAAGCGCAGAGCCCTCCTTAACAAGCTAGGTGACCTCATTGAGCAGAATGCCGAGGAGTTTGCGTCTATTGAGGCTGTCGATGCCGGTATGCTGTACACCATGTCCATGGGACTGAGTGTTACGCAGGCTGTCGAGTGTTGTCGGTACTATGCTGGCTGGGCGGATAAGCTTGATGGTCAATCAATTGAGAACGATCAGTCGCTTTCGTATACGCGCCGTGAGCCTATTGGAGTCTGTGCCGCCATTGTACCATGGAACTCTCCTCT GATGATTACTTTTTGGAAACTTGGCCCAGCCATCGCAGCCGGAAACACTCTCGTCATCAAGACCCCAGAGCTCGCCCCTCTCTACGGACAGAAGCTGGCACAACTCATTGCCGAGGCTGGCTTCCCTCCCGGTGTCATCAACATCCTCTGCGGTGTTGGAAGTGTTGCCGGCCAGGCACTGGCTGATCACGCCGATGTGAGAAAGATCTCATTCACCGGCAGCGAAGGAGTTGGACGAGGTATTCTCGCCAGCGCAGCGCGTTCGAACCTCAAGAGAGTCAGCCTTGAGTTGGGTGGAAAGGGTcctgccatcatcttcaaagACGCCGACTTTGAAAACGCTCTCTTATGGGCTGGAGCTGGAATCACTGTTCATAACGGACAGATTTGTGTCGCCGGAAGCCGAATTTACGTGCAAGAGGAGATTTACGACAAGTTCATTGCCGAGTTTTCAAAGAGGACCAAGGATGCGGTGGCTGGAGATCCCCTCCTCGCAGAGACGGTCAAGGGACCCGTCATCAGCGAGGCGCAGAAGAACCGTATCTTGGGATTCATCACCAAGGCTAAGGAGGAGGGAACGAAGCTTCTCCACGGTGGCGAAGAGAAACTATCGTCAAAGGGACACTATGTGCCTAACACAGCGTTTGTGGATGTCTCGCCTgatgccaccatcatcaagcaagAGGTGTTTGGCCCAGTGGCAAGCATCGCCAAGTTCAAGACAGAGGAGGAAGTTATTGCCCTAGCCAACGGCACAGATTACGGACTCGCGGCTTCCATCTTTACAAACGACATTGCCAGGGCCGTTCGCGTATCAGAACAGGTCGAGGTCGGCatcgtcaccatcaacacGTGGGGAAGCATTCATGCGAATACTCCATTTGGCGGTATCAAGCAGAGCGGGTTTGGTAGGGAGATGGGGCAGGATGCGTTGAATGATTGGACGCAGGTGAAATGCGTCAAGTTGAGTGTACCAAAGCTTTAa
- a CDS encoding Fumarylacetoacetase — protein MSWLTIPRGSHFSLANLPFGIISTKTNPSPRPAVAIGDDALDLSLFAQKGGFDKLQDFPKEKINVFSEPTLNSFAALGRPVHRSVRQYLRQIFEANTPFPEVLKDNESLKQNAIVALSEVQMHLPMAIGDYTDFYAGRNHAFNVGVLFRGAANALNPNYNHLPVGYHGRASSVVVSGTPLRRPWGQVLAAPGDKTPVFRPSSRLDIELELGMFICQGNALGEPIPVNEAENYIFGYVLVNDWSARDVQAWEYVPLGPFNSKNLGTTISPWVVLADALDPFKSKGLPNDVEVVEYLREKREDNVVDIHLEVTLKTPKGTEAVITRTSSTNLLWSWPQMIAHHTITGCNLRPGDFLASGTISGTEDGTQGSFLEQTRGGKSPLRIGTDGEERKFLEDGDTVIIRGWSGTNEDELIGFGDCAGQILEALPPRQ, from the exons ATGTCGTGGCTCACAATCCCGCGAGGCTCGCACTTCTCCCTTGCCAATCTTCCATTTggcatcatctccaccaaGACTAACCCATCCCCTCGTCCAGCCGTCGCCATCGGTGATGATGCCCTTGACCTCTCACTTTTCGCCCAAAAGGGGGGTTTCGACAAGCTTCAGGACTTTCCCAAGGAGAAAATCAACGTCTTTAGCGAGCCCACTCTCAATTCTTTCGCGGCACTCGGCAGGCCTGTGCATCGATCTGTCAGGCAGTATCTGAGACAGATATTTGAGGCTAACACGCCTTTCCCCGAGGTCCTCAAGGACAATGAGTCTCTAAAGCAGAACGCCATAGTTGCGCTTTCTGAAGTTCAGATGCATCTCCCTATGGCAATCGGCGATTATACCGACTTTTATGCTGGCCGGAATCATGCCTTCAATGTCGGCGTCCTCTTTCGAGGTGCTGCCAACGCCTTGAACCCGAACTATAATCATCTCCCTGTCGGGTATCATGGCAGAGCCAGCTCTGTGGTGGTCTCAGGAACGCCACTTCGTCGACCCTGGGGCCAAGTACTGGCAGCTCCTGGAGACAAGACGCCAGTGTTCCGACCTTCTTCCCGATTAGACATTGAGCTGGAGCTCGGCATGTTTATCTGTCAAGGAAATGCCCTTGGTGAGCCTATCCCGGTGAATGAGGCAGAGAACTACATCTTTGGATATGTCCTCGTCAACGACTGGAGCGCTCGTGATGTCCAAGCCTGGGAGTACGTGCCTCTTGGGCCTTTCAACTCGAAGAACCTAGGGACCACCATAAGCCCTTGGGTCGTCCTTGCAGACGCGTTGGATCCTTTCAAGTCTAAGGGCCTTCCCAACGACGTTGAAGTTGTGGAATATCTCCGCGAGAAGCGAGAGGATAATGTTGTTGATATTCACCTAGAAGTGACTCTCAAGA CACCCAAGGGGACCGAAGCAGTCATTACTCGAACATCATCTACAAACCTTCTTTGGTCCTGGCCTCAGATGATTGCACACCACACCATCACAGGGTGCAATCTGCGACCTGGCGACTTTCTTGCGTCCGGCACCATATCTGGTACTGAGGACGGCACTCAAGGCAGTTTTCTGGAGCAGACCCGTGGAGGCAAGTCACCTCTGCGAATTGGCACAGATGGCGAAGAACGCAAGTTCCTCGAGGATGGTGATACTGTCATCATTCGAGGGTGGTCAGGTACGAATGAGGATGAACTCATTGGGTTTGGAGACTGCGCGGGACAGATTCTGGAGGCTTTACCACCCAGGCAGTAA